The Candidatus Nanopelagicales bacterium genome has a window encoding:
- the rpsL gene encoding 30S ribosomal protein S12: MPTIQQLVRKGREDKIAKNKTPALKGCPQRRGVCTRVYTTTPKKPNSALRKVARVRLSSGIEVTAYIPGVGHNLQEHSIVLVRGGRVKDLPGVRYKIIRGALDTQGVKNRKQARSRYGAKKEKG, from the coding sequence GTGCCCACGATCCAGCAGCTTGTCCGAAAGGGCCGCGAGGACAAGATCGCCAAGAACAAGACCCCGGCGCTGAAGGGTTGCCCGCAGCGCAGGGGAGTGTGCACGCGTGTCTACACAACGACGCCGAAGAAGCCGAACTCAGCGCTGCGTAAGGTCGCGCGCGTCAGGTTGTCATCCGGCATCGAAGTGACCGCGTACATCCCAGGGGTAGGCCACAACCTGCAGGAGCACTCGATCGTGCTTGTCCGCGGTGGCCGGGTCAAGGATCTCCCCGGTGTGCGTTACAAGATCATCCGTGGCGCCCTCGACACCCAGGGAGTCAAGAACCGCAAGCAGGCGCGCAGCCGCTATGGCGCGAAGAAGGAGAAGGGCTAA